The proteins below come from a single bacterium genomic window:
- a CDS encoding isoprenylcysteine carboxylmethyltransferase family protein produces the protein MYFARKVLPQFDLNSTGGGSVIIAHNKSVRLAQWFAASCLFGLLLFGLAGRLDLPMYWSYFVICVGKGLWIALRMDPGLAGERNRPGPGGVDHFTWHFSTLLFAAHWIIAPLEVGRFHWSAPVPQSLQFAGLLVFAIFGGLTIWAVVVNRFFSPVVRLQEDRGHHLVTLGPYRFVRHPGYLGMVLSVPASALVLGSWLAMIPAMGYALVILRRAILEDQFLRRNLDGYEAYAAAVRYRLVPGLW, from the coding sequence GTGTACTTCGCCCGTAAGGTCCTCCCGCAGTTCGACTTGAATTCGACAGGTGGTGGTTCGGTGATCATCGCACACAATAAGTCGGTTCGATTGGCGCAATGGTTTGCGGCCTCCTGCCTGTTCGGTCTGCTGCTGTTTGGTTTGGCCGGGCGGCTGGACCTGCCGATGTATTGGAGCTATTTCGTTATCTGCGTTGGCAAAGGCCTGTGGATCGCTCTGCGGATGGACCCGGGACTGGCGGGCGAGCGCAACCGGCCCGGCCCCGGCGGTGTCGATCACTTCACGTGGCATTTCTCCACGCTACTCTTTGCCGCTCATTGGATTATTGCGCCGCTTGAGGTTGGCCGCTTCCACTGGTCCGCCCCCGTGCCTCAATCGCTCCAATTTGCCGGACTACTCGTCTTTGCCATCTTCGGCGGCCTGACCATCTGGGCAGTGGTCGTTAACCGCTTTTTCTCGCCGGTGGTCCGCTTGCAGGAGGACCGGGGTCACCACCTGGTGACGCTTGGCCCCTACCGTTTCGTCCGCCATCCCGGATACCTCGGCATGGTGCTCTCGGTCCCCGCCAGCGCGCTGGTGTTGGGATCATGGCTGGCGATGATTCCCGCGATGGGGTATGCCCTCGTCATCCTGCGTCGGGCCATTCTCGAGGATCAATTTCTGCGGCGCAATCTTGACGGGTATGAGGCCTACGCCGCGGCGGTGCGATACCGTCTCGTTCCCGGACTCTGGTAG